The following nucleotide sequence is from Patescibacteria group bacterium.
AACTTATCCGAATATCTGTTTTTTCTGGTTTTAACTCCCAAAGCCGGCTTGCCCCAAGGGGTTTTCGGATGCTTCAAGCCAATGGGCTGGTTGCCTTCGCCGCCGCCATGAGGATGATCAACCGGATTCATGGCTTTGCCGCGGACAGTCGGCCTTATGCCTAAATGCCGCTTTCGCCCGGCCGAACCTAATTTAATATGCCGCTTATCCGGATTGCTAACCTGCCCAATAGTGCAAAGGCATTCTTTGTTTACCAGCCTGATTTCTCCCGAAGGCATCCTGATTTGCGCGTACTTCCCTTCCACGCCCATGACGGAGATTGAATTTCCCGCGCCGCGGGCGATCCTGCCGCCCCGGCCCGGCTCCATTTCCAGATTATAGATGGCCACGCCGGCCGGAATATATTTAACCGGCATCGCGTTCCCTCTTTTTATTTCAATCTGTTTTTTTGAACTTAATATTTCCTCGCCGACACCCAAGCCAATAGGAGCGACCATATATCTTTTTTCTCCGTCCTTATAATTGAGGAGGGCGATTCTTGCCCCGCGGTTAGGGTCATATTCAATCGAAGCCACTTTTGCCGGAATGTCAAACTTATCTCTTTTAAAGTCAATCTGGCGGATATACCTCTTGGCCCCGCCGCCCCTGTGCCTTATGGTAATTTTACCTTGGGCGTTGCGGCCGCCTTTTTTCTTTTTAATTACTATTAAATTTTTTTCCGGTTTACTTTTGGTAATATCAGAAAAATCATCAAAAGTGGCTTGACGTCTTCCGGGTGTGGTTGGTTTTACTTTCTTTATTCCCATATTTACACTAATTAAACGAAATTAGACGAATAACACGAATTATTTTAAATCTTTTAATGTTTATTCGTTTCTTTCGTGCCGCTTCGTATCCTTCGTATATTTACACGCCTTCGTAAATTTTTATTGTTTTGCCCTCCGGCAGGGCCACGACCGCTTTTTTCCAATCCTTTCTCTTTCCAAAAATCCGGCCGCTGCGTATAGTTTTTCCCTTTCCTTTTATTATATTAACTTTGACCGGTTTTATGCCATAAACTTCTTCAACCGCTTTGGCTATCTCTATTTTATTGGCCTTCGAAGAAACCGCAAAAACATATTTATTCAAAACGCCCAAATTAGTCGCTTTTTCCGTAACCAGCGGTTTAAGTAAAATCCTATAAGCCCCGGAGAAATTATTTTTTCTTCCCTCTTCCTCTGTTTTCTCGTTTTTTTCAACTTTTTTAGAGGAAACCGGAACAGCTGAATTTTCCTCGTAAAGCTCCTTCATACTCTTCTTCTTTTCCTCTTTTTCGCCATTTCCAGATCTAACAACCTCTTTGGCCGCCCTTTTTTCTTCCTCTTTTTTCCCGAATAAACCCATATTATTTATTATATGTCTCTTCCAGCCTTTTAACGCCTTCAGCAGTCAAAATTAAATTTTTATATTTAAGCAAATCAACAATGTTTATATTTTCTAAATTAATAATTCCCGTTCCGCTTAAATTTCTTCCTGAATAT
It contains:
- the rplB gene encoding 50S ribosomal protein L2; translated protein: MGIKKVKPTTPGRRQATFDDFSDITKSKPEKNLIVIKKKKGGRNAQGKITIRHRGGGAKRYIRQIDFKRDKFDIPAKVASIEYDPNRGARIALLNYKDGEKRYMVAPIGLGVGEEILSSKKQIEIKRGNAMPVKYIPAGVAIYNLEMEPGRGGRIARGAGNSISVMGVEGKYAQIRMPSGEIRLVNKECLCTIGQVSNPDKRHIKLGSAGRKRHLGIRPTVRGKAMNPVDHPHGGGEGNQPIGLKHPKTPWGKPALGVKTRKNRYSDKFIIKRRGKGRR
- the rplW gene encoding 50S ribosomal protein L23 gives rise to the protein MLLKPLVTEKATNLGVLNKYVFAVSSKANKIEIAKAVEEVYGIKPVKVNIIKGKGKTIRSGRIFGKRKDWKKAVVALPEGKTIKIYEGV